In a single window of the bacterium genome:
- the rpmF gene encoding 50S ribosomal protein L32 — translation MGLTKRRFSKARTASRRAGFRAQPVTLVDCPQCHARMVPHRVCPTCGYYAGRQAIQIKTKEDKSA, via the coding sequence ATGGGACTGACCAAACGGCGATTCAGCAAGGCCCGCACCGCGTCGCGCCGCGCCGGGTTCCGCGCGCAGCCGGTGACGCTGGTCGACTGCCCGCAGTGCCACGCGCGGATGGTGCCGCACCGGGTGTGCCCCACGTGCGGCTACTACGCCGGCCGGCAGGCGATCCAAATCAAGACGAAGGAAGACAAGAGCGCCTAG
- a CDS encoding DUF177 domain-containing protein: MNVAELLADRDGVRVLAFAEELSAPSEDIAFAEPVTGEITLTGAAGGVSLRGRVRTVAGCVCGACLRRFELPIAVDVSEEFGPRGERPEAPGEEHELTAGDFLVPVEAGDTIDVTEVVRQHVLLALPLAPRCRDGCPGLCPRCGADLNDGPCGCDPREVDPRLEGLRRWSAGQA; the protein is encoded by the coding sequence GTGAACGTGGCTGAGCTCCTGGCGGACCGCGACGGCGTCCGGGTGCTCGCGTTCGCGGAAGAGTTGTCGGCGCCCAGCGAGGACATCGCCTTCGCCGAACCGGTCACCGGCGAGATCACCTTGACCGGCGCGGCGGGCGGCGTCTCGCTTCGCGGCCGGGTCCGCACGGTCGCCGGCTGCGTGTGCGGGGCGTGCCTGCGCCGGTTCGAGCTGCCGATCGCGGTCGACGTCAGCGAGGAGTTCGGGCCGCGCGGGGAGCGGCCGGAGGCGCCCGGCGAGGAACACGAACTGACCGCCGGCGATTTTCTGGTTCCGGTTGAGGCCGGCGACACGATCGACGTGACGGAAGTGGTCCGCCAGCACGTGCTGTTGGCGCTGCCGCTGGCGCCGCGGTGCCGGGACGGCTGCCCGGGCCTGTGTCCCCGGTGCGGCGCGGATCTCAACGACGGACCGTGCGGGTGCGATCCGCGCGAGGTGGACCCCAGGCTGGAAGGACTGCGGCGCTGGAGCGCCGGGCAGGCGTGA
- the rpoZ gene encoding DNA-directed RNA polymerase subunit omega, protein MRQPPTEVLLERIPKRFTMVNAVAARAEQLIRGDIPAIETTTRNPVLVAMEELALGKFHIVPRRSPANDPVVTESAPAIGPFVDEKRPAAAGV, encoded by the coding sequence ATGCGCCAGCCGCCCACCGAAGTACTTCTGGAACGAATCCCCAAGCGCTTCACCATGGTGAATGCCGTGGCCGCGCGGGCCGAGCAGTTGATCCGCGGCGACATCCCCGCGATCGAGACCACGACTCGCAATCCGGTGCTTGTCGCGATGGAAGAACTCGCATTGGGGAAGTTCCACATCGTCCCCCGCCGTTCGCCGGCGAATGACCCGGTCGTGACAGAGTCCGCGCCGGCAATTGGTCCGTTCGTGGACGAGAAGCGCCCCGCCGCCGCCGGGGTGTGA
- the coaD gene encoding pantetheine-phosphate adenylyltransferase, with product MTTSDGVTALYPGSFDPVHNGHLDIIVRARRVFGRVVVAVATNVGKQAMFSTEERVEMLRGAMTGQEGIEVRAFEGLTVEFAASIRAGVIVRGLRANEDFEFELKMAAMNKRLHPEIETVFMMTSPEYAYLSSTLIREVTQFGGSVAGLVPAAVEQRLAQQRGRTPPAGPA from the coding sequence ATGACGACGTCCGACGGTGTCACCGCGCTCTATCCCGGGAGCTTCGACCCGGTGCACAACGGCCACCTCGACATCATCGTCCGGGCGCGCCGCGTCTTCGGCCGCGTGGTCGTGGCGGTCGCCACGAACGTCGGCAAGCAGGCGATGTTCTCGACGGAGGAGCGCGTCGAGATGCTGCGCGGGGCGATGACCGGGCAGGAGGGCATCGAGGTGCGCGCCTTCGAGGGCCTCACCGTCGAGTTCGCCGCGTCCATCCGCGCCGGTGTGATCGTCCGCGGACTGCGCGCCAACGAGGACTTCGAGTTCGAACTCAAGATGGCGGCGATGAACAAGCGGCTCCATCCCGAGATCGAAACCGTCTTCATGATGACGAGCCCGGAGTACGCCTATCTCAGCTCGACGCTCATCCGGGAGGTCACACAGTTCGGGGGATCCGTCGCCGGGCTCGTTCCCGCGGCGGTGGAACAGCGCCTCGCGCAGCAACGCGGGCGCACACCGCCGGCTGGTCCCGCGTGA
- the rsmD gene encoding 16S rRNA (guanine(966)-N(2))-methyltransferase RsmD, which translates to MMRVTSGRAKGTHLRAPGSGVRPTSDRVKEALFNALAPRLADARVLDLFAGTGALGIEALSRGAARAVFVERDARAVAVIRRNLAAAHVDGQSEVRRGTVPGALDGLERDGAVFDLIVLDPPYGQDLPARTLRRLAASALLADGGVIAAEGHWRDDPGEIPGLRRTRDARYGETGLWFYSREGGEAG; encoded by the coding sequence ATGATGCGCGTCACGTCGGGGCGGGCCAAGGGGACGCACCTCCGCGCGCCGGGCTCGGGCGTGCGGCCGACGTCCGACCGGGTGAAGGAGGCGCTGTTCAACGCGCTCGCGCCGCGCCTCGCCGATGCGCGGGTGCTGGACCTCTTCGCCGGGACCGGGGCGCTGGGGATCGAGGCGCTGAGCCGCGGGGCCGCGCGGGCGGTCTTCGTCGAGCGGGACGCGCGCGCGGTCGCGGTGATCCGCCGCAACCTCGCCGCGGCGCACGTGGACGGGCAGAGCGAAGTGCGGCGCGGCACGGTGCCGGGCGCCCTCGACGGGCTCGAGCGCGACGGCGCGGTGTTCGACCTCATCGTGCTCGACCCGCCGTACGGCCAGGACCTCCCGGCGCGCACCCTCCGGCGGCTGGCCGCCTCGGCGCTGCTGGCGGACGGGGGCGTGATCGCCGCGGAAGGGCACTGGCGCGACGACCCGGGCGAGATTCCCGGCCTCCGGAGAACGCGGGATGCGCGCTACGGTGAGACCGGACTTTGGTTCTATTCGAGAGAGGGTGGGGAGGCGGGATGA
- the recG gene encoding ATP-dependent DNA helicase RecG, whose translation MASAGKARARETAVASPKIPSAAPDVTPDSGTPQPSGHPLDTSLRFLPGVGPKRAERLDEGLGLRTVGDLLYRPPRRIEDRRTLHRIYDLTHGAVETVEGTVASIRAFRVRRRRNFVIVKAAVTDGTGVLHAVWYNQGYIVRQLPAGARVILHGRVQRQAGEIQMIAPEFEVLEPGEDTLHAGRIVPVYRATEGVTQRVLRTMVMRALDEYAPSAVDWLPDELRDRYAFPALPGALRALHFPETEDEQTSAHGRLAYEELLLFQTLLLRHKQARQREPKGIRYGDAAPLLERFEARLPYRLTRAQRRVVNEIAHDLGAPHPMNRLLQGDVGSGKTVVAAEALLRCIGGGAQGALMAPTEILAGQHYLTLRALLDPIGVTAVLLIGGLGRAARSEALDLIRDGGADLVIGTHALIEEDVAFARLGLVVVDEQHRFGVAQRAALRAKGSRPDVLVMTATPIPRTLALSLYGDLDVSVLDELPPGRSPIRTHVRTGASRPQIYAWVAEQVRGGRQAYVVCPLIEESDKLQVEAATGLAARLAAGPLAGLRVGVLHGRMKVDDRDKIMGELRAGTIDILVATTVIEVGIDVPNATVMVIEDADRFGLSQLHQLRGRVGRGQHASYCVLVGDPKTDDGGVRLQAMRETTDGFVIAQRDLELRGIGELLGETGREALRQHGLRGDLRIADLIRDRDWLERARGDAAAMLAKDPALRQPAHRPVADALRARFAAAPVANVRVG comes from the coding sequence ATGGCGAGCGCAGGGAAGGCACGGGCTCGCGAGACCGCGGTCGCATCTCCGAAGATCCCGTCCGCCGCGCCGGACGTGACGCCGGATTCGGGCACCCCGCAGCCGTCCGGTCACCCCCTCGACACGTCCCTCCGATTCCTGCCCGGCGTCGGTCCGAAGCGGGCCGAGCGGCTCGACGAAGGCCTCGGACTGCGCACGGTGGGCGACCTCCTGTACCGGCCGCCCCGCCGCATCGAGGACCGGCGCACGCTCCACCGGATCTACGATCTCACGCACGGGGCGGTGGAAACGGTCGAGGGCACGGTGGCCAGCATCCGGGCGTTCCGGGTGCGGCGCCGCCGCAACTTCGTCATCGTCAAAGCGGCCGTCACCGATGGAACCGGCGTGCTGCACGCCGTCTGGTACAACCAAGGGTACATCGTCCGGCAGCTGCCGGCCGGGGCGCGCGTCATCCTGCACGGGCGCGTGCAGCGCCAGGCGGGTGAGATCCAGATGATCGCCCCGGAGTTCGAAGTTCTGGAGCCCGGGGAGGACACGCTGCACGCGGGCCGGATCGTGCCGGTCTACCGCGCGACCGAAGGGGTGACGCAGCGCGTGCTGCGGACGATGGTCATGCGCGCACTCGACGAGTACGCGCCGTCCGCCGTCGACTGGCTGCCGGACGAGCTGCGCGACCGGTACGCGTTTCCGGCGCTGCCGGGCGCCCTCCGGGCCCTCCACTTCCCGGAGACGGAAGACGAACAGACGTCGGCGCACGGCCGGCTGGCGTACGAGGAGCTGCTGCTCTTTCAAACCCTGCTGCTGCGGCACAAGCAGGCGCGGCAGCGGGAGCCAAAGGGCATCCGCTACGGCGACGCGGCGCCGCTGCTCGAGCGGTTCGAGGCGCGCCTGCCGTACCGGCTGACCCGCGCGCAGCGGCGCGTGGTGAACGAGATTGCCCACGACCTGGGCGCGCCGCACCCGATGAACCGGCTGCTGCAGGGCGACGTGGGTTCGGGGAAGACCGTCGTCGCCGCGGAGGCGCTGCTGCGGTGCATCGGCGGCGGCGCGCAGGGGGCGTTGATGGCGCCCACCGAGATCCTGGCCGGGCAGCACTATCTCACGCTGCGGGCGCTCCTCGACCCCATCGGCGTGACGGCGGTCCTGCTCATCGGCGGCCTCGGCCGCGCCGCCCGGAGCGAGGCGCTCGATCTGATCCGCGACGGCGGCGCCGACCTCGTCATCGGCACGCACGCGCTGATCGAAGAAGACGTCGCCTTTGCCCGCCTCGGACTGGTGGTGGTCGACGAGCAGCATCGCTTCGGCGTGGCCCAGCGGGCGGCGCTGCGGGCGAAAGGCAGCCGGCCGGATGTACTGGTGATGACCGCGACGCCGATTCCGCGGACGCTTGCGCTGTCGCTGTACGGCGACCTCGACGTCTCGGTCCTCGACGAGCTCCCGCCGGGGCGCTCGCCGATCCGGACCCACGTCCGTACCGGCGCGAGCCGTCCGCAGATTTACGCGTGGGTCGCGGAGCAGGTCCGCGGGGGACGGCAGGCCTACGTGGTCTGTCCGCTCATCGAAGAGAGCGACAAGCTGCAAGTCGAAGCGGCCACCGGCCTCGCGGCCCGGCTCGCCGCCGGGCCGCTCGCGGGCCTGCGCGTCGGGGTGCTGCACGGGCGCATGAAGGTGGACGACCGCGACAAAATCATGGGGGAGCTGCGCGCCGGCACGATCGACATCCTGGTCGCGACGACGGTCATCGAAGTCGGCATCGACGTGCCCAACGCCACCGTCATGGTGATCGAGGACGCGGACCGGTTCGGATTGTCGCAGCTGCATCAGCTGCGGGGCCGCGTCGGCCGCGGCCAGCACGCGTCGTACTGCGTGCTGGTCGGCGATCCGAAAACCGATGACGGCGGCGTGCGCCTCCAGGCGATGCGGGAGACGACGGACGGCTTCGTGATTGCGCAGCGCGACCTGGAACTGCGGGGCATCGGCGAGCTCCTCGGGGAGACCGGACGCGAGGCGCTGCGGCAGCACGGGCTGCGGGGCGATCTGCGGATCGCGGACCTCATCCGCGATCGAGACTGGCTTGAACGGGCCCGCGGCGACGCCGCGGCCATGCTGGCGAAGGATCCCGCGCTGCGCCAGCCGGCGCACCGGCCGGTCGCCGACGCGCTCCGGGCCCGGTTCGCGGCGGCGCCGGTGGCGAACGTGCGGGTGGGATGA
- the rpmB gene encoding 50S ribosomal protein L28 yields the protein MARRCAICGKEPHTGNRVSHSHHKTKRRFNPNLQKVRALVSGSAKRIMVCTRCLKGGKVKRVA from the coding sequence ATGGCACGTCGCTGCGCCATATGCGGCAAGGAGCCGCATACGGGAAACAGAGTGAGCCACTCGCATCACAAGACCAAGCGCCGGTTCAATCCAAATCTCCAAAAGGTCCGGGCGCTCGTGTCCGGCTCGGCCAAGCGGATCATGGTCTGCACGCGTTGCCTCAAAGGCGGGAAGGTGAAGCGCGTCGCCTAG
- the hslO gene encoding Hsp33 family molecular chaperone HslO yields the protein MGDYMVRATVAGERVRAVATVTTEMVEDARIRHATSATATAALGRTLTAAALLSAALKDGQSVTLRVLGDGPAGGIITQADAGGRVRGYLMNPQADLPPTPARKLDVGGLVGRNGTLHVTRDLGMRTPYYGSAPLVSGEIAEDLAAYFARSEQVPSAVSLGVLVGRDLRVLASGGLCVQALPGADPDVVARLEERVRALPPITDLVAAGQTPEQLLGAALDGFAAEPPSAGPVTFTCRCSRERVEGMLSVLGADELEALLAQEGQAEVTCRFCGDRYVLTEDEVRALIDALRRGTGTGEAVV from the coding sequence ATGGGTGACTACATGGTCCGCGCGACCGTGGCCGGCGAGCGTGTCCGGGCGGTCGCGACGGTCACGACGGAAATGGTGGAGGATGCGCGCATCCGGCACGCGACGTCGGCGACCGCGACCGCGGCGCTCGGCCGCACGCTGACCGCCGCGGCCCTGCTGTCGGCGGCCCTCAAGGACGGACAGTCCGTCACGCTGCGCGTGCTCGGCGACGGTCCCGCCGGCGGCATCATCACGCAGGCCGATGCCGGCGGACGGGTGCGCGGCTACCTCATGAACCCGCAGGCGGATCTCCCGCCGACTCCGGCGCGCAAGCTCGACGTCGGCGGGCTCGTCGGGCGCAACGGCACGCTCCACGTCACGCGCGATCTCGGGATGCGGACGCCGTACTACGGCTCGGCGCCGCTCGTCTCAGGCGAGATCGCCGAGGATCTGGCGGCCTATTTCGCGCGGTCCGAGCAGGTCCCGTCCGCGGTCTCGCTGGGCGTGCTCGTGGGACGGGATCTCCGCGTGCTCGCATCCGGCGGCCTGTGCGTGCAGGCGCTGCCCGGGGCGGACCCCGACGTCGTGGCGCGCCTCGAGGAGCGCGTCCGGGCGCTCCCGCCGATCACGGACCTCGTCGCCGCGGGGCAGACGCCGGAGCAGCTGCTCGGGGCGGCGCTCGACGGTTTCGCGGCGGAGCCCCCGAGCGCGGGCCCCGTCACGTTCACGTGCCGGTGCAGCCGGGAGCGGGTGGAGGGGATGCTGAGCGTGCTCGGCGCCGACGAGCTCGAAGCGCTGCTGGCGCAGGAAGGACAGGCTGAGGTGACGTGCCGCTTCTGCGGGGACCGCTACGTGCTGACCGAGGACGAAGTCCGGGCGTTGATCGACGCGCTCCGGCGCGGGACGGGGACCGGCGAAGCGGTCGTCTAG
- the thiD gene encoding bifunctional hydroxymethylpyrimidine kinase/phosphomethylpyrimidine kinase, translating into MPIPRALTIAGSDSGGGAGIQADLKTFSAMGVFGMTAVTAVTAQNTRDVTGIAEIAPEMVARQIDAVVSDIGVDAAKTGMLSSAAIIEAVADRIRHHRLERLVVDPVMIAKGGAALLRPEAVDALRRHILPLALVVTPNLPEAEALCGATITTPAEMDDAARRIAALGPRYVVVKGGHLEGPAVDAVYDGDRVEHLEAPRVATRNTHGTGCVFSAAIAAGLARGEDVPAAIRAAKIFVTGAIEAALALGGGHGPVNPMHRQEAHLWPAPRAQKRPEVPR; encoded by the coding sequence ATGCCGATCCCACGCGCGCTCACGATCGCCGGGTCGGACTCCGGCGGCGGGGCGGGCATTCAAGCCGACCTGAAGACGTTCTCCGCTATGGGCGTATTTGGCATGACGGCCGTCACCGCGGTCACCGCCCAGAACACGCGCGACGTCACCGGCATCGCCGAGATCGCGCCGGAGATGGTGGCGCGGCAGATCGACGCGGTCGTGTCTGACATCGGCGTCGACGCCGCCAAAACGGGCATGCTGAGCAGCGCCGCCATCATCGAGGCCGTCGCCGACCGCATCCGGCACCACCGCCTCGAGCGGCTCGTCGTCGATCCGGTGATGATCGCGAAAGGCGGCGCGGCGCTGCTGCGGCCGGAGGCGGTGGACGCCCTTCGGCGCCACATCCTGCCGCTCGCGCTCGTCGTGACGCCGAACCTCCCGGAGGCGGAGGCGCTGTGCGGCGCGACGATCACGACGCCGGCAGAGATGGACGACGCGGCGCGGCGGATCGCCGCGCTGGGCCCGCGGTACGTCGTCGTGAAGGGCGGCCATCTCGAGGGCCCCGCGGTGGACGCCGTCTACGACGGCGACCGCGTCGAACATCTCGAGGCGCCGCGCGTGGCCACGCGGAACACGCACGGCACGGGCTGCGTGTTCTCGGCGGCGATCGCCGCCGGCCTTGCGCGCGGCGAGGACGTGCCGGCGGCGATTCGCGCCGCGAAGATTTTTGTGACCGGCGCGATCGAAGCGGCGCTGGCCCTCGGCGGGGGGCACGGTCCGGTCAATCCGATGCACCGGCAGGAGGCGCATCTTTGGCCCGCGCCGCGGGCTCAGAAGCGGCCGGAGGTCCCGCGTTAG
- the thiL gene encoding thiamine-phosphate kinase — MAARPDGGPRGPAPVSGAARAEWAPRGPALGEFALIERLRAIVPGGGAGVILGIGDDTAVLRPGATILATCDAQVEGIHFTRETCTPADVGWRALAVNLSDVAAMGGVPRYALVSLLIPASADSAALEDLYGGMAELAGLHGVAVVGGNVSATPGPLAVDVTVLGEAEHPVRRSGARPGDGIWITGQTGKAAAGRFLLERRDATVHGRETLEVAYRRPVPRVAAGRTLGALARSGLVTAMIDTSDGTASDLLHLAEASHVGVLLGAGRLPVPRGLPEAARAAGVPMESWTLGGGEDYELLFAAGAAFDGRADEIAKTAGVDITRIGDVLPDLEGRWMVTATGERQPLRAAGWDHLARGSAPT, encoded by the coding sequence GTGGCGGCACGGCCTGACGGCGGACCGCGCGGGCCCGCGCCCGTCTCGGGGGCCGCGCGCGCGGAGTGGGCGCCGCGCGGACCGGCGCTCGGCGAGTTTGCGCTGATCGAACGGCTTCGGGCGATCGTCCCGGGCGGCGGGGCAGGGGTGATCCTCGGCATCGGCGACGATACCGCGGTGCTGCGACCCGGCGCCACGATCCTCGCGACCTGCGACGCGCAGGTGGAGGGGATCCACTTTACGCGCGAGACGTGCACGCCGGCCGACGTCGGCTGGCGGGCGCTCGCGGTGAACCTCAGCGACGTCGCAGCGATGGGCGGGGTGCCGCGGTACGCCCTCGTCTCGCTGCTGATTCCGGCCTCCGCGGACTCGGCGGCGCTCGAGGACCTGTACGGAGGGATGGCGGAGCTCGCCGGCCTTCACGGCGTCGCCGTGGTCGGCGGCAACGTCTCGGCGACGCCGGGTCCCCTCGCGGTCGACGTCACAGTGCTCGGCGAGGCGGAACACCCGGTGCGGCGGAGCGGCGCCAGGCCGGGCGACGGGATCTGGATCACGGGGCAGACCGGCAAGGCCGCGGCGGGCCGGTTCCTGCTGGAGCGCCGCGACGCCACCGTGCACGGACGTGAGACGCTCGAGGTGGCCTACCGCCGCCCCGTCCCGCGCGTCGCCGCGGGCCGGACGCTCGGCGCGCTTGCGCGTTCGGGACTCGTGACCGCGATGATCGACACGAGCGACGGCACGGCGAGCGATCTGCTGCATCTCGCGGAGGCCTCGCACGTCGGGGTCCTCCTCGGCGCGGGGCGCCTGCCCGTGCCGCGCGGGCTGCCGGAGGCCGCCCGCGCGGCCGGAGTCCCGATGGAGAGTTGGACGCTCGGCGGTGGCGAAGACTACGAACTGCTCTTCGCCGCCGGGGCGGCGTTTGACGGACGGGCGGACGAGATCGCGAAAACCGCGGGCGTCGACATCACGCGGATCGGCGACGTGCTGCCCGACCTCGAGGGCCGGTGGATGGTCACGGCCACCGGAGAACGGCAGCCCCTCCGGGCCGCCGGCTGGGACCACCTCGCGCGCGGGAGCGCGCCGACATAG
- the thiE gene encoding thiamine phosphate synthase yields MTAPGAGRRTLRGDWRVYVITAGSSQARGRSHLEIAEAAIRGGATAVQLRMKDAPAGTIVETARRIGARCREAGVALIVNDRVDVALASEADGAHVGQQDLPAAAARALLGASLFLGVSAATADEARAAARDGADYLGVGAVYATATKADAGDAVGLARIREVAAASDLPVVGIGGITVGNAAAVIRAGAAGVAVITAVTMAEDMAEATRLLRQEVDRARGGTA; encoded by the coding sequence GTGACCGCGCCGGGCGCGGGGCGGCGGACGCTCCGCGGGGATTGGCGCGTGTACGTGATCACGGCCGGATCGTCGCAGGCCCGCGGGCGCTCGCATCTCGAGATCGCCGAGGCCGCGATCCGGGGCGGCGCGACGGCCGTGCAGTTGCGGATGAAGGACGCGCCGGCCGGTACCATCGTCGAGACGGCCCGTCGGATCGGCGCGCGGTGCCGCGAGGCCGGCGTCGCCTTGATCGTCAACGATCGGGTCGACGTCGCCCTCGCGTCCGAGGCGGACGGCGCGCACGTGGGACAGCAGGATCTGCCGGCGGCGGCCGCGCGCGCGCTGCTCGGCGCCTCCCTGTTTCTCGGTGTGTCGGCCGCCACGGCCGACGAGGCGCGCGCGGCCGCGCGAGACGGCGCCGACTATCTCGGCGTGGGCGCGGTGTACGCCACGGCCACGAAGGCGGACGCCGGCGACGCCGTCGGACTCGCGCGGATCCGCGAAGTCGCCGCAGCCAGCGATCTGCCCGTGGTCGGCATCGGCGGGATCACCGTCGGCAACGCGGCGGCGGTCATCCGCGCGGGGGCGGCCGGCGTGGCGGTCATCACGGCGGTGACGATGGCGGAGGACATGGCCGAGGCGACGCGGCTCCTCAGACAGGAGGTCGACCGCGCTCGTGGCGGCACGGCCTGA
- the thiM gene encoding hydroxyethylthiazole kinase produces the protein MDGGIDPATAAALLARVREARPLVHHITNTVTQNDVANATLAIGASPVMAHAPEEVEAMVAQARALVLNVGTLTVAAVDAMVRAARRANAGGIPVVLDPVGVGATPFRTAQVERLLAEARVACVRGNTGEIAALAGRPGMVRGVDAVSDGGADSADDRVRLASALAVRLRCAVAATAEVDVLTDGARLVLLPLGHPWLGQITGSGCMATACIGAFAAIEENALAAAVAGLACFEIAAEQAAKIASGPGSFRVALFDALAALDPGTVAARGTWRVERVIPAGGPAAGHDDTKAGRGSRS, from the coding sequence ATGGACGGCGGCATCGATCCCGCCACGGCAGCCGCGCTGCTGGCGCGCGTGCGGGAAGCGCGGCCGCTCGTCCATCACATCACCAACACCGTCACGCAGAACGACGTCGCCAACGCGACGCTCGCGATCGGCGCCTCGCCGGTGATGGCGCACGCGCCGGAAGAAGTCGAGGCGATGGTGGCGCAGGCGCGGGCGCTCGTCCTGAACGTGGGGACGCTCACCGTCGCCGCGGTGGACGCGATGGTGCGGGCCGCCCGCCGCGCCAACGCCGGGGGGATCCCCGTCGTGCTGGACCCGGTCGGGGTCGGGGCGACGCCTTTCCGCACGGCCCAGGTCGAGCGGCTGCTCGCCGAGGCGCGCGTGGCCTGCGTGCGAGGCAACACCGGCGAGATCGCGGCGCTGGCCGGCCGGCCGGGGATGGTGCGGGGCGTCGACGCCGTGAGCGACGGCGGCGCGGATTCCGCGGACGACCGCGTTCGCCTTGCCTCGGCGTTGGCGGTCCGGCTGCGCTGCGCCGTCGCCGCGACGGCCGAGGTCGACGTGCTGACGGACGGCGCACGCCTCGTGCTCCTCCCGCTCGGACATCCCTGGCTGGGACAGATCACCGGCAGCGGGTGTATGGCCACCGCGTGCATCGGCGCGTTCGCGGCGATCGAGGAGAATGCGCTCGCCGCGGCGGTGGCGGGACTGGCCTGCTTCGAGATCGCCGCGGAGCAGGCCGCGAAGATCGCCTCGGGACCGGGCTCGTTCCGCGTCGCGCTGTTCGACGCGCTGGCGGCCCTGGATCCCGGCACGGTGGCCGCGCGCGGGACGTGGCGCGTCGAGCGTGTCATACCGGCCGGCGGACCCGCTGCCGGCCACGACGACACGAAAGCGGGCCGGGGGAGCCGATCGTGA
- the thiW gene encoding energy coupling factor transporter S component ThiW: protein MTDQGLHLRRLILAAMFAAIATVLGPLSIPLPLGPRVFPLQHTVNAIAGVLLGPWYAAGAALVAAILRNALHTGTVFAFPGSPFGAIVVGYAYRWLRNDAAAVFEPLGTGPIGATLAVLLVGPLVGKHPAFWAFQVAFLEASIPGAILGYVALRVLRPALHMAKVDARA from the coding sequence ATGACCGATCAGGGTCTGCATCTCCGGCGTCTCATTCTTGCCGCGATGTTCGCGGCCATCGCAACGGTGCTCGGCCCGCTCAGCATCCCGCTGCCGCTCGGGCCGCGCGTCTTCCCGCTGCAGCACACGGTCAACGCCATCGCGGGCGTTCTTCTTGGGCCGTGGTACGCGGCCGGCGCCGCGCTGGTGGCGGCAATATTACGGAACGCGCTGCACACGGGAACCGTCTTCGCATTCCCCGGCAGTCCGTTCGGCGCCATCGTCGTAGGCTACGCCTACCGCTGGCTCCGCAACGACGCGGCGGCGGTGTTTGAGCCGCTCGGAACGGGCCCCATCGGAGCGACCCTGGCCGTTCTCCTGGTCGGGCCGCTCGTCGGCAAACACCCCGCGTTTTGGGCCTTCCAGGTGGCATTCCTGGAAGCCAGCATTCCGGGCGCCATTCTCGGCTACGTGGCGCTGCGCGTGCTGCGGCCCGCGCTGCACATGGCCAAGGTGGACGCGCGGGCGTGA
- the tenA gene encoding thiaminase II: MSLFARLQEDAAPIRGRILAHPFVRGLGDGTLPGDQYQYYLRQDYVFLIEYCRVLALASARAAEVAVAGRFSDLLNQTLNVEMDLHRETCWSCGISPEALEDTRPAPTTLAYTNHLRLVAETSELPAIVTAILPCAHGYWEIASTLRSRGLPRVPAYENWIKAYTSDEYAAAARWLAGQLDRLGEEISAEGEAALREIFVTSARYEYLFFDMAQRMEEWPI, encoded by the coding sequence ATGAGCCTCTTCGCGCGGCTGCAGGAAGACGCGGCGCCGATCCGCGGGCGGATTCTCGCGCACCCGTTCGTGCGCGGCCTCGGCGACGGCACGCTGCCCGGCGATCAGTACCAGTACTATCTCCGGCAAGACTACGTCTTTCTCATCGAGTACTGCCGGGTGCTGGCGCTCGCGTCCGCGCGCGCCGCCGAGGTCGCGGTCGCCGGACGCTTCTCCGACCTGCTCAACCAGACCCTCAACGTGGAGATGGACCTGCACCGGGAGACGTGCTGGTCCTGCGGCATCTCCCCGGAGGCCCTCGAAGACACGCGCCCCGCGCCGACGACGCTCGCGTACACGAACCACCTGCGCCTCGTGGCGGAGACCTCGGAGCTCCCCGCGATCGTGACGGCGATTCTGCCGTGCGCCCACGGCTACTGGGAGATCGCGAGCACCCTGCGCTCGCGCGGACTGCCGCGCGTCCCGGCCTACGAGAACTGGATCAAAGCCTACACGTCCGACGAATACGCCGCGGCGGCCCGCTGGCTCGCCGGGCAGCTGGACCGCCTCGGGGAAGAGATCTCGGCCGAGGGCGAAGCGGCGCTTCGCGAGATTTTCGTGACGAGCGCCCGGTACGAGTACCTGTTCTTCGATATGGCACAGCGAATGGAGGAGTGGCCGATATGA